A window of the Tenebrio molitor chromosome 1, icTenMoli1.1, whole genome shotgun sequence genome harbors these coding sequences:
- the LOC138127376 gene encoding uncharacterized protein: MGGIWEINVKSIKGHLKRTIGEVVLSYEELYTLLTRIEAVLNSRPLCPLSNDPNDLNPITPGHFLIGEPLTSISERDLTTTRINRLTQWQRVEQMRQHFWHRWQREYLVQNINRSKQLRGSGSRPSTPALEVGSMVILVEDNTPPLQWKLGRIVELHPGSDGVVRVVSVKTVKGIFKRATRKVCVLPANE; encoded by the coding sequence ATGGGCGGTATTTGGGAAATAAACGTAAAATCCATTAAAGGTCATTTAAAGAGAACAATTGGAGAAGTCGTGCTTTCCTACGAAGAATTGTATACCCTGTTAACAAGAATTGAAGCAGTCCTAAACTCCAGACCTTTGTGTCCCTTGAGTAACGATCCTAATGACCTTAATCCCATAACCCCTGGTCACTTCCTCATCGGAGAGCCATTAACTTCTATAAGCGAAAGAGATCTTACGACGACGAGGATCAACCGATTGACGCAATGGCAAAGAGTGGAACAGATGAGGCAGCACTTTTGGCACCGCTGGCAAAGGGAGTACCTTGTTCAAAACATCAATCGTTCCAAGCAGCTCCGTGGTTCCGGTTCCAGACCGTCCACCCCCGCCTTGGAAGTTGGTTCCATGGTGATTCTAGTTGAGGACAACACGCCGCCACTACAATGGAAATTGGGACGCATCGTAGAACTTCATCCCGGAAGTGACGGTGTTGTGCGCGTAGTGTCCGTAAAGACTGTCAAAGGCATCTTCAAAAGAGCCACGCGAAAGGTGTGCGTTCTGCCAGCGAATGAATAG
- the LOC138134797 gene encoding proton-coupled amino acid transporter 1 isoform X1 — protein MELQNNSSVPSNNVKQPWYGSKSSYQIDGRDKSNENVFMTFQSKEPIISIPMQEKHPKEKVPGSGGGHGHGISVEHPTSYGETLMHLLKGNVGSGIFAMGDAIRNAGILIGPGVVLILGIICVHCQHLLLSAAKKMKAKSEVSVPPDFAETVELCFATGPPRMQKISKFMKTLVNIFLCVTQLGFCCVYFVFISENAKQVLDYHGYDLDVHLHMAIILLPILCTSLIRNLKYLAPFSTIANIFMLMGLIITVYYTSQDLPSISERTYVAQPTQLPLFFGTAVFAFEGIGLVLPLQNEMRKPSDFRRPIGVLNVGMSVVTMLYILIGSLSYLKYGDDIKGSVTLNLPEGDILAQSVKIIISLGILLTYALQFYIAVEIMYPNLQNWLGPFKYPVFAELTFRSVLVLITFIMAEAIPFLNLFISLVGAVSSSTLALLFPPILDLVTSYNCGDLKFITVVKNVIILLFGVVGCVTGTYESINSIISAFNKQ, from the exons ATGGAATTGCAAAACAATTCTAGTGTCCCTTCGAATAACGTGAAGCAACCATGGTATGGGTCAAAGTCAAGTTACCAAATCGACGGAAGAGATAAAAG CaatgaaaatgtatttatgaCTTTTCAGTCTAAGGAACCCATCATTTCCATACCCATGCAAGAAAAGCATCCCAAAGAGAAGGTTCCGGGGAGTGGAGGTGGCCACGGCCATGGTATTTCCGTTGAACATCCTACGTC ATATGGCGAGACCTTGATGCACCTGCTCAAGGGAAACGTCGGATCAGGAATTTTTGCCATGGGTGACGCCATCCGGAACGCCGGAATCCTTATAGGACCCGGGGTCGTCTTAATATTAGGGATCATTTGTGTTCACTGCCAACACTTATTG ctgTCGGCGGCTAAAAAGATGAAAGCTAAGAGCGAAGTATCCGTCCCTCCCGACTTTGCTGAAACAGTTGAGCTTTGTTTTGCTACAGGTCCTCCAAGGATGCAAAAAATCTCAAAGTTCATGAAAACACTAGTGAATATCTTTTTGTGCGTCACCCAGTTAGGTTTCTGTTGTgtctattttgtttttatttccgAAAACGCAAAACAG GTCTTGGACTACCACGGGTACGATTTGGACGTCCATCTTCACATGGCAATAATTCTTTTACCAATCCTTTGTACGTCTCTCATACGTAATTTGAAGTATCTGGCGCCATTTTCCACCATCGCTAACATATTCATGTTGATGGGTCTGATCATCACTGTATATTACACATCGCAAGATTTGCCATCGATTTCTGAACGAACTTATGTGGCTCAGCCAACTCAATTGCCGCTTTTTTTTGGTACAGCCGTGTTCGCATTTGAGGGTATCGGACTT GTTCTGCCATTGCAAAATGAAATGAGGAAACCATCAGACTTCAGAAGACCAATCGGAGTTTTAAACGTAGGAATGAGTGTTGTGACTATGCTGTATATTTTGATTGGTTCTCTTTCCTACTTGAAATATGGCGACGACATCAAGGGTAGCGTTACTCTGAATTTACCAGAAGGTGATAT ATTGGCTCAGTcggtaaaaataattatctcaCTGGGAATCCTTCTGACTTATGCTCTTCAGTTTTACATTGCTGTTGAGATTATGTATCCTAATCTGCAAAATTGGTTGGGTCCTTTCAAGTATCCAGTTTTTGCAGAATTAACATTCAGATCAGTATTAGTTTTAATCACAT TTATAATGGCGGAGGCTATACCCTTTTTGAATCTTTTTATCTCACTGGTGGGAGCCGTCAGCAGTTCAACGTTAGCTTTGCTGTTTCCTCCAATTTTGGACCTTGTTACGAGTTACAATTGTGGAGATTTGAAATTCATCACGGTTGTCAAAAATgtgattattttattgtttggaGTCGTCGGTTGCGTCACAGGAACATACGAAAGTATAAATTCGATAATTAGTGCTTTCAACAAACAATAA
- the LOC138134797 gene encoding proton-coupled amino acid transporter 1 isoform X2, giving the protein MQEKHPKEKVPGSGGGHGHGISVEHPTSYGETLMHLLKGNVGSGIFAMGDAIRNAGILIGPGVVLILGIICVHCQHLLLSAAKKMKAKSEVSVPPDFAETVELCFATGPPRMQKISKFMKTLVNIFLCVTQLGFCCVYFVFISENAKQVLDYHGYDLDVHLHMAIILLPILCTSLIRNLKYLAPFSTIANIFMLMGLIITVYYTSQDLPSISERTYVAQPTQLPLFFGTAVFAFEGIGLVLPLQNEMRKPSDFRRPIGVLNVGMSVVTMLYILIGSLSYLKYGDDIKGSVTLNLPEGDILAQSVKIIISLGILLTYALQFYIAVEIMYPNLQNWLGPFKYPVFAELTFRSVLVLITFIMAEAIPFLNLFISLVGAVSSSTLALLFPPILDLVTSYNCGDLKFITVVKNVIILLFGVVGCVTGTYESINSIISAFNKQ; this is encoded by the exons ATGCAAGAAAAGCATCCCAAAGAGAAGGTTCCGGGGAGTGGAGGTGGCCACGGCCATGGTATTTCCGTTGAACATCCTACGTC ATATGGCGAGACCTTGATGCACCTGCTCAAGGGAAACGTCGGATCAGGAATTTTTGCCATGGGTGACGCCATCCGGAACGCCGGAATCCTTATAGGACCCGGGGTCGTCTTAATATTAGGGATCATTTGTGTTCACTGCCAACACTTATTG ctgTCGGCGGCTAAAAAGATGAAAGCTAAGAGCGAAGTATCCGTCCCTCCCGACTTTGCTGAAACAGTTGAGCTTTGTTTTGCTACAGGTCCTCCAAGGATGCAAAAAATCTCAAAGTTCATGAAAACACTAGTGAATATCTTTTTGTGCGTCACCCAGTTAGGTTTCTGTTGTgtctattttgtttttatttccgAAAACGCAAAACAG GTCTTGGACTACCACGGGTACGATTTGGACGTCCATCTTCACATGGCAATAATTCTTTTACCAATCCTTTGTACGTCTCTCATACGTAATTTGAAGTATCTGGCGCCATTTTCCACCATCGCTAACATATTCATGTTGATGGGTCTGATCATCACTGTATATTACACATCGCAAGATTTGCCATCGATTTCTGAACGAACTTATGTGGCTCAGCCAACTCAATTGCCGCTTTTTTTTGGTACAGCCGTGTTCGCATTTGAGGGTATCGGACTT GTTCTGCCATTGCAAAATGAAATGAGGAAACCATCAGACTTCAGAAGACCAATCGGAGTTTTAAACGTAGGAATGAGTGTTGTGACTATGCTGTATATTTTGATTGGTTCTCTTTCCTACTTGAAATATGGCGACGACATCAAGGGTAGCGTTACTCTGAATTTACCAGAAGGTGATAT ATTGGCTCAGTcggtaaaaataattatctcaCTGGGAATCCTTCTGACTTATGCTCTTCAGTTTTACATTGCTGTTGAGATTATGTATCCTAATCTGCAAAATTGGTTGGGTCCTTTCAAGTATCCAGTTTTTGCAGAATTAACATTCAGATCAGTATTAGTTTTAATCACAT TTATAATGGCGGAGGCTATACCCTTTTTGAATCTTTTTATCTCACTGGTGGGAGCCGTCAGCAGTTCAACGTTAGCTTTGCTGTTTCCTCCAATTTTGGACCTTGTTACGAGTTACAATTGTGGAGATTTGAAATTCATCACGGTTGTCAAAAATgtgattattttattgtttggaGTCGTCGGTTGCGTCACAGGAACATACGAAAGTATAAATTCGATAATTAGTGCTTTCAACAAACAATAA
- the LOC138134797 gene encoding proton-coupled amino acid transporter 1 isoform X3 produces MHLLKGNVGSGIFAMGDAIRNAGILIGPGVVLILGIICVHCQHLLLSAAKKMKAKSEVSVPPDFAETVELCFATGPPRMQKISKFMKTLVNIFLCVTQLGFCCVYFVFISENAKQVLDYHGYDLDVHLHMAIILLPILCTSLIRNLKYLAPFSTIANIFMLMGLIITVYYTSQDLPSISERTYVAQPTQLPLFFGTAVFAFEGIGLVLPLQNEMRKPSDFRRPIGVLNVGMSVVTMLYILIGSLSYLKYGDDIKGSVTLNLPEGDILAQSVKIIISLGILLTYALQFYIAVEIMYPNLQNWLGPFKYPVFAELTFRSVLVLITFIMAEAIPFLNLFISLVGAVSSSTLALLFPPILDLVTSYNCGDLKFITVVKNVIILLFGVVGCVTGTYESINSIISAFNKQ; encoded by the exons ATGCACCTGCTCAAGGGAAACGTCGGATCAGGAATTTTTGCCATGGGTGACGCCATCCGGAACGCCGGAATCCTTATAGGACCCGGGGTCGTCTTAATATTAGGGATCATTTGTGTTCACTGCCAACACTTATTG ctgTCGGCGGCTAAAAAGATGAAAGCTAAGAGCGAAGTATCCGTCCCTCCCGACTTTGCTGAAACAGTTGAGCTTTGTTTTGCTACAGGTCCTCCAAGGATGCAAAAAATCTCAAAGTTCATGAAAACACTAGTGAATATCTTTTTGTGCGTCACCCAGTTAGGTTTCTGTTGTgtctattttgtttttatttccgAAAACGCAAAACAG GTCTTGGACTACCACGGGTACGATTTGGACGTCCATCTTCACATGGCAATAATTCTTTTACCAATCCTTTGTACGTCTCTCATACGTAATTTGAAGTATCTGGCGCCATTTTCCACCATCGCTAACATATTCATGTTGATGGGTCTGATCATCACTGTATATTACACATCGCAAGATTTGCCATCGATTTCTGAACGAACTTATGTGGCTCAGCCAACTCAATTGCCGCTTTTTTTTGGTACAGCCGTGTTCGCATTTGAGGGTATCGGACTT GTTCTGCCATTGCAAAATGAAATGAGGAAACCATCAGACTTCAGAAGACCAATCGGAGTTTTAAACGTAGGAATGAGTGTTGTGACTATGCTGTATATTTTGATTGGTTCTCTTTCCTACTTGAAATATGGCGACGACATCAAGGGTAGCGTTACTCTGAATTTACCAGAAGGTGATAT ATTGGCTCAGTcggtaaaaataattatctcaCTGGGAATCCTTCTGACTTATGCTCTTCAGTTTTACATTGCTGTTGAGATTATGTATCCTAATCTGCAAAATTGGTTGGGTCCTTTCAAGTATCCAGTTTTTGCAGAATTAACATTCAGATCAGTATTAGTTTTAATCACAT TTATAATGGCGGAGGCTATACCCTTTTTGAATCTTTTTATCTCACTGGTGGGAGCCGTCAGCAGTTCAACGTTAGCTTTGCTGTTTCCTCCAATTTTGGACCTTGTTACGAGTTACAATTGTGGAGATTTGAAATTCATCACGGTTGTCAAAAATgtgattattttattgtttggaGTCGTCGGTTGCGTCACAGGAACATACGAAAGTATAAATTCGATAATTAGTGCTTTCAACAAACAATAA
- the LOC138134880 gene encoding cilia-and flagella-associated protein 96-like — protein sequence MAKKRSNSPDLGHKFGRPDIERIGLFSEMAYLSAKSLPKKKTQREGRNMYCEGRKTKNGTQHGYFEPVFKRIFSKEAIRGRGKKPVPSKYKNVSERPFMPPIGFKQHACPGDYYGTFSGIIEAFSNKRKPNPPHKVEGRNLLGAPGKLGGPGYADIALSPYPEHKPDRYGLKPKYKEYGKNLGGPMLTVHYPQFCFDKNPYGEPEGMKPGPTYIRPKEKEENILPPGYIVPTGPGKWQGGCHDGCFDKFPEYKFDRYGVRIKKPHEDAFYPPSTALKSYYNTSVLFQGVDVKVNKKNYNTIQPTYIKYIIND from the exons ATGGCGAAAAAGAGGTCCAATTCACCCGACTTGGGTCACAAATTTGGAAGACCCGATATTGAGAGGATAGGCTTGTTCAGTGAAATGGCCTACTTAAGTGCCAAATCATTGCCAAAGAAGAAGACTCAGA GAGAGGGAAGAAATATGTATTGTGAGGGcagaaaaacgaaaaatggAACGCAGCACGGATATTTCGAGCCCGTTTTTAAGAGAATTTTTTCTAAGGAGGCAATAAGGGGTCGAGGAAAGAAACC GGTACCATCAaagtataaaaatgtttcggAACGTCCATTTATGCCTCCAATTGGATTCAAACAACATGCTTGCCCAGGAGATTATTATGGAACTTTCAGCGGCATAATTGAAGCGTTTAGTAATAAAAGAAAACCTAATCCACCCCATAAAGTGGAAGGGAGAAACTTGTTAGGTGCTCCAGGGAAGTTAGGAGGCCCAGGATATGCTGATATAGCTTTAAGTCCTTATCCTGAACATAA ACCTGACCGCTATGGATTGAAACCGAAGTACAAAGAATACGGAAAAAATTTGGGCGGTCCTATGTTAACAGTTCATTATCCCCAGTTCTGTTTCGATAAGAATCCGTATGGAGAGCCAGAAGGTATGAAACCGGGACCGACGTACATTAGACCAAAagagaaagaagaaaacatTCTGCCACCTGGATATATTGTCCCTACTGGGCCAGGAAAATGG CAAGGTGGATGCCATGATGGATGCTTTGATAAATTTCCTGAGTATAAGTTTGACAGATACGGCGTTCGTATTAAGAAACCTCACGAAGATGCTTTTTATCCTCCTTCGACTGCACTGAAAAGCTATTACAATACGTCAGTCCTCTTCCAAGGTGTTGATGTGAAAgtcaacaagaaaaattataaCACTATACAGCCAACTTACATCAAATATATTATTAACGACTAA
- the LOC138134818 gene encoding proton-coupled amino acid transporter 1-like has translation MAEPKHKDQEEHHRQFASEAHTEDVTGKKPPTGYLTSIMHLAKCYVGTGIFAMGEGFKNSGLVFGPVMLFLLAIVNLNCQHMLVNAVIKIAGQETHEVKPTFAEAVEYTMEGSSIACLKNNSAKLGWVTNIFLCCTELGFCCVYFVFIAEHLVEMASDHDLLSKDDPASKHIMLAIILMPMWLSTFLGNLKLLLPLTVIANILMWSGILIIVYFTTCEGLPDSTEREYISSYRTWPLFFGTALYAFEGITFIVPLRNEMKEPEKFMTPFGVLNVGMMFVASLYILVGILGYWKYGDDVESSVFLNLTTEVQGLKDVINGMMSVAVLFTFTLHMYIPFEITFPLFYRKYGPFKNGILIVCICRSIPVLLTYTMANIIPFLGLFISLIGASAGAFLAIILPPILNLIAFQGELPWYYIAKDILIIIIGITGSLTGTILSIIDIVEKFKEEYG, from the exons ATGGCAGAACCAAAGCACAAAGACCAGGAAGAACACCATAG acaGTTTGCAAGTGAAGCTCATACGGAAGATGTAACTGGAAAAAAACCACCTACTGg ttaCTTGACAAGTATTATGCACTTAGCAAAATGTTACGTTGGAACTGGAATTTTTGCAATGGGTGAAGGCTTCAAAAACAGTGGACTTGTTTTCGGACCAGTAATGCTATTCCTCTTAGCTATAGTTAATCTGAACTGTCAACATATGTTG GTTAACGCAGTTATTAAAATTGCCGGGCAAGAAACTCATGAAGTAAAACCTACTTTTGCGGAAGCTGTTGAGTACACGATGGAGGGAAGTTCTATTGCTTGTTTGAAGAATAATTCAGCAAAACTTGGATGGGTCACGAATATATTTCTTTGCTGCACAGAGTTAGGATTTTGTTGTGTCTACTTCGTCTTTATCGCTGAGCATTTAGTTGAA ATGGCCAGTGATCATGACTTGTTGTCTAAAGATGATCCCGCAAGCAAACACATAATGTTAGCAATCATTTTAATGCCAATGTGGCTCTCCACATTTCTGGGAAATCTAAAATTGTTGCTTCCTTTAACGGTGATAGCCAATATATTAATGTGGTCAGGAATATTGATAATAGTTTACTTCACAACATGCGAAGGTCTTCCCGACTCCACTGAAAGAGAATACATAAGTTCTTACAGAACATGGCCTTTATTCTTTGGAACAGCTCTGTATGCATTTGAAGGAATCACATTC ATAGTCCCCCTCCGAAATGAAATGAAAGAACCAGAAAAATTTATGACTCCGTTTGGTGTCTTAAATGTTGGAATGATGTTTGTTGCAtcattgtacattttggtaGGTATTTTGGGTTACTGGAAGTATGGCGACGACGTGGAGAGCAgtgttttcttaaatttaactacagaggTACAAGG TTTAAAGGATGTGATAAACGGTATGATGTCGGTGGCGGTATTGTTCACTTTCACCCTTCATATGTACATACCATTCGAAATTACTTTCCCCTTGTTCTATAGAAAATATGGTCCCTTTAAGAATGGTATACTTATTGTGTGCATATGCCGATCTATTCCTGTTTTGCTAACAT ataCAATGGCTAACATCATTCCATTCTTGGGCCTGTTTATATCACTTATTGGAGCCTCCGCCGGGGCTTTCTTGGCTATTATACTCCCTCCGATACTTAATTTAATAGCTTTTCAGGGTGAGCTCCCCTGGTATTATATCGCGAAGGACATTCTCATAATTATAATTGGTATTACCGGATCACTAACAGGAACCATTCTGAGTATAATCGACATTGTAGAGAAATTCAAAGAAGAATAtggataa
- the LOC138134824 gene encoding proton-coupled amino acid transporter-like protein CG1139 isoform X1, which produces MRNNPSQVHYRRPTRRFLVVRGADVTGNKKLTNYFETLVHAVKGNIGSGIFAMGLAFKSGGMLLGPIVMLIIALMNFHCQHLLIRACIKITDKEPVEVLPSFAETVQYTFEDSKSKWLQKHSKSLAIWTDVFLILAEYGFCVVYFIFVSRHLGEILADYGWDPGYRVIVAIILIPMLLSSFLGSLKLLMPVSLTANVIMWIGIVLILYFSSIDLPPITDRDLVPYADRLPLFFGIVLFAFEGIPFIIPLRMEMKNPDSFTSRWGILNITMIIVISLFLLVGFFAYWQWGDEVQGSAFLNMPESEPLSQATKILVSIGIMLSYALHMYISFEIAYPRFHQKWGPFKHPSLIIYIYRTVAVLITYAVANISSKLGTFISLVGALTGAILALLLPAVLELVSLYGQLTYYVIIKDVFIIVVAIITAIAGTILSVIDIVKDYTEENEEK; this is translated from the exons atgagAAACAATCCATCTCAAGTGCATTATCGCAGACCGACAAG ACGATTCCTTGTAGTCCGTGGAGCTGATGTGACAGGAAATAAAAAGCTGACAAa TTATTTTGAAACTCTTGTACATGCAGTTAAGGGAAATATCGGATCAGGAATCTTCGCAATGGGATTGGCCTTCAAAAGCGGTGGAATGCTTTTGGGACCAATTGTGATGTTAATTATTGCTTTGATGAATTTCCACTGCCAACATCTTCTT ATTAGAGCTTGTATTAAAATAACTGACAAAGAACCCGTTGAGGTGTTACCGAGTTTTGCAGAAACGGTGCAATATACATTTGAAGACAGCAAATCGAAATGGTTACAAAAACATTCCAAATCACTCGCCATATGGACTGACGTGTTTCTCATTTTGGCAGAGTATGGattttgtgttgtttattttatatttgtcTCTAGACATCTTGGAGAG ATTTTAGCTGATTATGGATGGGATCCAGGCTATCGAGTAATAGTTGCCATAATCTTAATACCCATGTTGCTTTCTAGTTTTCTGGGAAGCTTAAAATTACTAATGCCAGTGTCACTAACAGCCAACGTAATAATGTGGATAGGAATTGTCTTGATCTTGTATTTTTCATCCATAGACCTACCACCCATAACTGACAGAGACTTGGTACCTTATGCCGACCGACTTCCTCTGTTCTTTGGTATAGTTCTCTTCGCTTTTGAAGGAATACCATTT ATTATACCGCTACGGATGGAAATGAAAAATCCTGATTCTTTCACATCGCGATGGGGTATTCTCAATATTACCATGATAATCGTTATCAGCTTATTTTTACTTGTGGGCTTCTTTGCTTACTGGCAATGGGGCGACGAAGTACAAGGAAGcgcttttttaaatatgcctGAATCAGAACC ATTATCTCAAGCTACCAAAATTCTTGTATCTATTGGAATAATGCTGAGTTATGCTCTTCACATGTATATTTCTTTTGAAATTGCGTACCCAAGGTTTCATCAAAAATGGGGACCATTTAAGCATCCATCTCTGataatatacatatacagAACAGTTGCAGTCCTCATAACAT ACGCAGTCGCTAATATCAGTTCCAAGTTAGGAACGTTTATTTCACTAGTTGGAGCTTTAACTGGGGCCATATTAGCTCTTCTCCTACCGGCAGTTCTAGAACTAGTGAGCCTTTATGGTCAGCTGACGTATTACGTTATTATCAAAGACGTTTTTATAATCGTTGTTGCCATCATCACCGCAATAGCTGGAACAATTTTATCTGTAATAGACATCGTGAAGGATTATACTGaagaaaacgaagaaaaatga
- the LOC138134824 gene encoding proton-coupled amino acid transporter-like protein CG1139 isoform X2: MGLAFKSGGMLLGPIVMLIIALMNFHCQHLLIRACIKITDKEPVEVLPSFAETVQYTFEDSKSKWLQKHSKSLAIWTDVFLILAEYGFCVVYFIFVSRHLGEILADYGWDPGYRVIVAIILIPMLLSSFLGSLKLLMPVSLTANVIMWIGIVLILYFSSIDLPPITDRDLVPYADRLPLFFGIVLFAFEGIPFIIPLRMEMKNPDSFTSRWGILNITMIIVISLFLLVGFFAYWQWGDEVQGSAFLNMPESEPLSQATKILVSIGIMLSYALHMYISFEIAYPRFHQKWGPFKHPSLIIYIYRTVAVLITYAVANISSKLGTFISLVGALTGAILALLLPAVLELVSLYGQLTYYVIIKDVFIIVVAIITAIAGTILSVIDIVKDYTEENEEK, translated from the exons ATGGGATTGGCCTTCAAAAGCGGTGGAATGCTTTTGGGACCAATTGTGATGTTAATTATTGCTTTGATGAATTTCCACTGCCAACATCTTCTT ATTAGAGCTTGTATTAAAATAACTGACAAAGAACCCGTTGAGGTGTTACCGAGTTTTGCAGAAACGGTGCAATATACATTTGAAGACAGCAAATCGAAATGGTTACAAAAACATTCCAAATCACTCGCCATATGGACTGACGTGTTTCTCATTTTGGCAGAGTATGGattttgtgttgtttattttatatttgtcTCTAGACATCTTGGAGAG ATTTTAGCTGATTATGGATGGGATCCAGGCTATCGAGTAATAGTTGCCATAATCTTAATACCCATGTTGCTTTCTAGTTTTCTGGGAAGCTTAAAATTACTAATGCCAGTGTCACTAACAGCCAACGTAATAATGTGGATAGGAATTGTCTTGATCTTGTATTTTTCATCCATAGACCTACCACCCATAACTGACAGAGACTTGGTACCTTATGCCGACCGACTTCCTCTGTTCTTTGGTATAGTTCTCTTCGCTTTTGAAGGAATACCATTT ATTATACCGCTACGGATGGAAATGAAAAATCCTGATTCTTTCACATCGCGATGGGGTATTCTCAATATTACCATGATAATCGTTATCAGCTTATTTTTACTTGTGGGCTTCTTTGCTTACTGGCAATGGGGCGACGAAGTACAAGGAAGcgcttttttaaatatgcctGAATCAGAACC ATTATCTCAAGCTACCAAAATTCTTGTATCTATTGGAATAATGCTGAGTTATGCTCTTCACATGTATATTTCTTTTGAAATTGCGTACCCAAGGTTTCATCAAAAATGGGGACCATTTAAGCATCCATCTCTGataatatacatatacagAACAGTTGCAGTCCTCATAACAT ACGCAGTCGCTAATATCAGTTCCAAGTTAGGAACGTTTATTTCACTAGTTGGAGCTTTAACTGGGGCCATATTAGCTCTTCTCCTACCGGCAGTTCTAGAACTAGTGAGCCTTTATGGTCAGCTGACGTATTACGTTATTATCAAAGACGTTTTTATAATCGTTGTTGCCATCATCACCGCAATAGCTGGAACAATTTTATCTGTAATAGACATCGTGAAGGATTATACTGaagaaaacgaagaaaaatga